Proteins from one Desulfovibrio sp. Fe33 genomic window:
- the modB gene encoding molybdate ABC transporter permease subunit — protein MDWTPLILSAKLAFWTMLLIPVAASPLASLLAFGRFRGKSLLDAVITLPMVMPPTVLGFALLVVMGPRGFMGGVWEDLTGNRLVFSFAGILMASLVFNLPFAVQPLRASLEKLDPRLLESAAVLGLSPLSAFFRIVLPNCLGGLAAASILVFAHSLGEFGVILMVGGSIPGQTQVASVAIFEAVEALRFDDAFRMSAALIPVCFVVLLIINKINARRS, from the coding sequence ATGGATTGGACTCCGCTGATTCTTTCGGCCAAGCTGGCCTTCTGGACCATGTTGCTCATTCCCGTGGCGGCCTCCCCGTTGGCCAGTCTTCTGGCCTTCGGGAGGTTCAGGGGTAAAAGCCTGCTCGACGCCGTGATTACCCTGCCCATGGTCATGCCGCCCACGGTGCTTGGCTTCGCCCTGCTCGTGGTCATGGGGCCGCGCGGGTTCATGGGCGGCGTTTGGGAGGATCTGACAGGAAACCGGCTGGTCTTCAGTTTCGCGGGCATTCTGATGGCGTCGCTCGTCTTTAATCTGCCGTTCGCCGTCCAGCCGTTGCGCGCATCGCTGGAAAAGCTCGATCCGAGGCTGCTCGAAAGCGCGGCCGTGCTCGGGCTGTCGCCGTTGTCCGCCTTTTTCCGCATTGTGCTGCCGAACTGCCTGGGCGGCCTTGCCGCCGCTTCCATCCTGGTGTTTGCGCACAGCCTGGGCGAGTTCGGGGTCATTCTCATGGTGGGCGGCAGCATTCCCGGGCAGACCCAGGTAGCCTCGGTGGCGATCTTCGAGGCCGTCGAGGCGTTGCGCTTCGATGACGCCTTCCGCATGTCGGCGGCCCTGATTCCCGTCTGCTTCGTGGTGCTTCTGATAATAAACAAGATCAATGCGAGGCGTTCCTGA
- the modA gene encoding molybdate ABC transporter substrate-binding protein — translation MKRICSLVLALCLLVPSGASAADLLIAQAANFTPVMKEIIPAFEKATGLTAQATYASTGKLYGQIVNDAPFDIFLAADEKRPDKLYADGLAEKPFIYAMGQVVLWSANKDFCGEDWKATVLNPAVKRVAIANTETAPYGTSAMKAMQKAGAWDEVQPKLVFGQSISQTFQFASTGSADVGFCAYSSVFTDEGRKGCFVVVDQAPPVIQAGCVLKSAPHPDAAAQFVDFLSSPEVQAMKLKYGYK, via the coding sequence ATGAAACGCATTTGCTCATTGGTGCTGGCTTTGTGTCTCCTCGTTCCCTCGGGAGCCTCCGCCGCGGACCTGCTTATCGCCCAGGCGGCCAACTTCACGCCGGTAATGAAGGAGATCATTCCCGCCTTCGAGAAGGCCACCGGGCTGACCGCCCAGGCCACCTACGCCTCCACCGGCAAGTTGTACGGCCAGATCGTCAATGACGCTCCGTTCGACATCTTCCTGGCTGCCGACGAGAAACGCCCCGACAAGCTGTACGCCGACGGCCTGGCCGAGAAACCCTTCATCTACGCCATGGGACAGGTGGTCCTGTGGTCCGCCAACAAGGATTTCTGCGGCGAGGATTGGAAGGCCACGGTGCTCAACCCGGCGGTCAAGCGTGTTGCCATCGCCAACACCGAAACCGCGCCCTACGGCACATCGGCCATGAAGGCCATGCAGAAAGCTGGCGCCTGGGACGAGGTGCAGCCCAAGCTCGTCTTCGGCCAGTCCATTTCCCAGACTTTCCAATTCGCTTCCACCGGCTCGGCCGACGTGGGCTTCTGCGCCTACTCCTCTGTTTTCACCGACGAAGGACGGAAGGGTTGTTTCGTGGTGGTGGACCAGGCTCCGCCGGTCATTCAGGCCGGTTGCGTGCTGAAGTCCGCTCCGCATCCCGACGCGGCGGCCCAGTTTGTTGACTTCCTGTCCTCTCCCGAGGTGCAGGCGATGAAGCTCAAGTACGGATACAAGTAG
- a CDS encoding ATP-binding cassette domain-containing protein, whose protein sequence is MLDVAMTKRLKHFDLDLAFSCAPGELTAVIGPSGAGKTTLVRLLAGLEKPDSGKIAFGEEVWADAAKRVFVPARKRGLSLVFQDYTLFPHLTIRKNVAFAASDEDRVDELMSMFGIRHLASCRPSAISGGERQRAAFCQALARDPVLLLLDEPFSALDVANRRNLRSCLKELKSELNIPILHVTHDLDEALFLGDTVMAVENGKIAPDWLKEQQAIQRHLAVSGLSRAGVGSSVCADEPSPEKHALLGCG, encoded by the coding sequence ATGCTCGATGTCGCAATGACCAAACGGCTGAAACATTTTGATCTCGATCTGGCTTTTTCCTGCGCCCCGGGCGAGTTGACCGCGGTTATAGGCCCGTCGGGCGCGGGCAAGACAACGCTGGTCCGTCTTCTGGCCGGACTGGAGAAGCCCGATTCGGGAAAGATTGCCTTCGGAGAAGAGGTCTGGGCCGATGCGGCAAAGCGGGTTTTTGTGCCCGCCCGGAAGCGCGGCCTGAGTCTGGTCTTTCAGGATTACACTCTGTTTCCGCATCTGACCATTCGCAAGAACGTCGCCTTTGCCGCGTCCGATGAAGACAGGGTGGACGAACTCATGTCCATGTTCGGCATCAGGCATCTGGCATCATGTCGGCCGTCGGCCATTTCCGGCGGCGAGCGTCAGCGGGCGGCCTTTTGCCAGGCCCTCGCCCGGGACCCTGTGCTGCTTCTGCTGGATGAGCCGTTTTCAGCCCTGGATGTGGCCAACCGGCGGAATCTGCGCAGTTGTCTCAAGGAGCTCAAAAGCGAGTTGAACATACCCATCCTGCATGTGACCCATGACCTGGACGAGGCCCTCTTCCTGGGCGACACCGTCATGGCTGTGGAAAACGGGAAGATCGCTCCCGATTGGCTCAAGGAGCAGCAGGCCATCCAGCGGCATCTGGCCGTGTCCGGTTTGTCCAGGGCCGGAGTCGGGTCCTCGGTTTGCGCAGATGAGCCGTCGCCGGAGAAACACGCGCTTCTCGGCTGCGGGTAG
- a CDS encoding metallophosphoesterase, producing MFSTYLLGAAAIMTAYVFRRMDGLPFLGSLTCRTRMVLGLCAWLFIMVARYVGRANFGQWSIILESVGLSLLITLFLAAALLAVVDAATFFGRFLPAAAPRLRRAAFALALVLSGAALVQGMRAPIITEYEVALPGLPDELDGITVAAVSDLHAGTQLGPDWLKTRADQIMTLKPDIILLLGDIVEGHSRQLNALLPALSTLRAPLGVYAVPGNHENHGFPEKALRLFHDAGFTVLVNRWDSPAPGLVVAGVEDLSTHQGSQATNDPVAEALADRPAGATILLSHTPLRYEEAASLGTGLMLAGHTHGGQIWPFNYVVRLSFPLVEGRFEIGPMTFIVTRGAGVWGARMRLWNPGELLKITLRAD from the coding sequence ATGTTCAGCACGTATCTTCTGGGCGCGGCAGCGATCATGACCGCCTATGTCTTCCGGCGCATGGACGGACTGCCCTTCCTGGGCTCCCTGACATGCAGAACCCGCATGGTCCTCGGCCTGTGCGCCTGGCTGTTCATCATGGTCGCCCGATACGTGGGCAGAGCCAACTTCGGCCAATGGTCCATCATTCTCGAAAGCGTCGGGCTCAGCCTGCTCATCACCCTTTTCCTGGCCGCCGCCCTGCTGGCCGTTGTGGACGCCGCCACCTTCTTCGGCCGGTTCCTGCCCGCAGCCGCCCCCAGACTTCGCCGTGCGGCCTTCGCCCTGGCCCTGGTCCTGTCGGGCGCGGCCCTGGTCCAGGGAATGCGCGCGCCCATCATCACTGAATATGAGGTCGCCCTGCCGGGCCTGCCGGACGAGTTGGACGGAATCACCGTCGCCGCCGTTTCTGACCTCCACGCAGGCACCCAGCTCGGTCCGGATTGGCTCAAGACGCGCGCGGACCAGATCATGACCCTCAAGCCGGACATAATCCTGCTCCTCGGCGACATCGTTGAGGGACATTCCCGGCAGTTGAACGCGCTCCTGCCCGCCCTGAGCACCCTGCGCGCTCCGCTCGGCGTCTATGCCGTGCCGGGCAACCACGAGAATCACGGTTTTCCGGAAAAGGCCCTGCGGCTGTTTCACGACGCCGGGTTCACGGTTCTGGTGAACAGATGGGATTCACCCGCGCCCGGACTGGTGGTGGCCGGAGTCGAAGACCTGAGCACCCACCAGGGCAGCCAAGCGACCAACGACCCGGTGGCCGAAGCCCTGGCCGACCGCCCGGCCGGGGCCACAATCCTGCTCTCCCACACGCCGCTGCGCTACGAGGAGGCCGCGTCCCTCGGGACCGGACTGATGCTTGCCGGACATACCCACGGCGGCCAGATATGGCCCTTCAACTATGTTGTGAGACTGAGTTTTCCGCTGGTGGAGGGAAGGTTTGAAATCGGCCCCATGACGTTCATCGTCACCCGGGGAGCGGGCGTATGGGGTGCGCGTATGCGTCTTTGGAATCCGGGAGAACTGCTCAAAATCACCCTGCGCGCCGACTGA